The Burkholderia ambifaria AMMD genome contains the following window.
CGACACCCCGCTGATCATCGACGCCGCGTCGCTCAGCAGGAACAGGATCGGCTCGACCACCTCGTCCGGCTCCGCGAAGCGCCCGAGCGGAATCGCCGCGAGCATCGGCGCGCGCGTTTCCGGGTCGCTCCACGCGAATTGCGCCATCGGCGTGAGCGTGACGGTCGGGTTCACGCTGTTCACACGAATCCCGTGCGCGCCAAGTTCGATGCACAGCACGCGCGTAATCGCGTCGAGCGCCGCCTTCGACGCGCAATAGCTCAGATGCTCCGGCAAGCCGACGAGCGCCGCCTGGCTCGATACGTTGACGATGCTGCCACGCGCACGCACGGCGCCCCGCCCGTCGCGCGCGATCATCTTCCGCGCGACGGCCCGTGCGACGAGCGCAGCGCCACGCGCATTGACGGCCATCACGCGATCGAAGTGCTCGGCGCTGACCTCGAGCGCCGGCTCGAGCGACGCGATGCCCGCGCAATTGACGAGCGCATCGAACGCGTCGTACGCGGCAAGCGCCGCATCGATCGCCTGTTCATCGGCGCCGATATCGACGCGCAAGATATCGCAGGCGATTTCGCCGGCCAGCACGTCAAGCGCGGCCGCATCGCGCCCCGCCGCGACGACCCGTGCGCCCGCATGCGCCAGCGCAACCGCGCATGCGCGCCCGATCCCGCTCGACGCGCCGGTGACGAGCACCCGTGAACCGCTGAAATCGAATCGCGTCTTCATGATGACGTGCGCAGTGCGTGCATGATCGGTTTGAGTGCCGGATACAGCGCCGTATAGAGTGCGAAACGCGCCGCATACGCATGCGCGCGCGCCGCATCGGGCCGCGCGCGTTCGACGAGCGTGACCCAGCCGCCCTGCGCGTCGTCGTGCGACACGAGCCCCGCACCGACGCCCGCGAGCAGCGCCGCACCCATCGCGGCTTCGACGTCCTGCTCGATCGTCCACACCGGAAAACCCGTCACGTCCGCGATGATCTGCATCCACAGCGCCGAATGCGCGGCGCCGCCGACGACGATCAACCGATCGTCCAGCGCCACCGTGCCGCGCCGCCCGGCCTCGATGTTGTGCCGCAGTGCGAACGCGACGCCTTCGAGCACGGCGCGATACAGGTGCGCACGCGTATGCGCGAGACTCAGCCCGACGAACGCGCCGCTCGCCTGCGCATCCCACACGGGGCTGCGTTCGCCCATCAGGTACGGCAAGAACAGCACGCCGTCCGCGCCGGGCGGCACGCTCTCGGCCGCCTGCTCGAGCAGCACGTGCGGATCGCCGTGCGGCAGCAACCTCGCCGCATCGATCTCCGCATGACAGAACTGGTCGCGAAACCACGCGACCGACGCGCCGGCCGTGATCGCGCCACCGAACACGTACAGGTCGCGCTGCCCGTTGAACACGTGCGGCATGCTGACGAGCCCGTGCCGCGCATCGACGTGCTGGTTCACGTAGCCCCAACACATGCTCGTACCGATCATCGCGACATGCTGCCCGCCGCGCGTCGCGCCGGCCGCGAAGGTCGCGACGGCCGCGTCGACACCGCCCGCGACGACCGGCGTGCCGGCCGCCAAGCCGAGCTGCTCCGTCCATTGCGACAGCAGCCCACCGACGATATCGGTCGACTGGACGAGCCGCTCGGGCATCATCGTCGCCGGGATGCCGAGCATGTCGAGCGCGTCGTCGGACCACTCGCGGCGCGCGACGTCATACACGCCGCCGATGTTGCCGGCCGAACTGTGATCGACCGCGACCTCGCCGGTCAGCAGGTAGATCACATACGCATTCGGCGGCAGGAAATAGCGCACGTTCGCCCACACGTCCGGGCGCTGTTCGCGCAGCCACAGCATCTTGGTGAACCCGTAGTAGCTGTCGACGCCGTTGCCAGTGATCGCGCGCAGCCGCTCGACGTTCACGTTGGCGTTCACCCAGTCGACTTCCGCGGTCGCGCGCCGGTCCATCCAGATCAGGCACGGATGGAGCGGCCGCATGTCGCTGTCGACCGGAATGCCCGAGCCGCCGTACAGGCTGCTCACGCACACCGCGCGGATCGCATCGGCCGGCACGCCGTGCGCACGCGCGTCGCTCACGCAGCCCGCGATGCAGTCGAGCACCGCGTCGAACCACACCTGCGGCCACTGCTCGGCCCATAGCGGGCGCGGCGTATCGGGCTGGTAGCCGGCCGAGCGCCGCGCGACGATCGTGCCGCGCCGGTCGACGAGCAGCGCCTTGGTGCTCTGCGTGCCGATGTCGACGCCTATGACGTATTCCATGATGTCTCCGGTGAGGCGCACGCGCCGGCCTTCAACGAGCCGGCTTCAGCAGCACCTTGATCGATTCGGGCGATTTCGCGATGCGGATCGCGTCGTCCCAGTCCTCCAGCGCGAAGCCATGCGTGACGATGCCCTTCGACGTGACGAGCCCGCGCGCAAGCAGGTCGATCGCGACCGGATAACAGTACGGCCCCAGGTGCGCGCCGCGCACGTCGAGCTCCTTGCGATCGCCGATGATCGACCAGTCGACGGTCGTATCCTCGCCGAACACGCTGAACTCGACGAAGCGGCCGAGCTTGCGGATCAGCTCCAGCCCCTGGTTCACGCCGACCGGTGCACCGGTCGTCTCGATGTACACGTCGCAGCCGTAGCCGTCGGTCAGCGCGCGGACGATCTCGCGCGCATCGTCGCGCGTCGGGTTGATCGTTACGTCAGCGCCATATTGCCGCGCAAGGTCGAGCCGTTCGTCGAGCAGGTCGATCACGACGAGCTTCTTCGGCGTCTTCAGGTGCGCGACCTGCGTCATCATCAGCCCGAGCGGGCCTGCGCCGGCGATCACGACGACATCGTCGAGCTGGAGGTCGCCACGGTTCACGGTATGGATCGCGCACGACAGCGGCTCGATGATCGCCGCATCCTCGAGCGACACGCCGAGCGGAATCTTGTGGACGATCGCGGTCGGCGGAATGCGCATGTACTCGGCCATCCCGCCGTCGGCGACTTCGCGCTGGAAACCGAAGATGTTGTGCACTTCGCACATCCAGTACTGGCCCGACTTGCAGTAGCGGCACTTGCCGCACGGCACGATCTGCTCGGCGATCACGCGGTCGCCCGGCGCGACGCCGAAATGCTCCGCCGCGCCGTCGCCGAGCGCTTCCACGTAGCCGAAGAATTCATGGCCGGGAATCACGGGCGCCTTCACCCACGGATTCGGGCCGCCCCAGAACATCTTCGCGCCGGTATAGCACTTGCAGTCGCTCGCGCAGATCCCGCACGCGGCGATGCGGATCACGAGTTCGTTTGCGCCCGCATGCGGCTTCGCGACCTGTTCGACGCGGTAATCCTCGGGGCCGTGGCAAACCACCGCGGTCATGCGCGGCTGGGCTTCGGGTGTCGTCATGAGTTGTCTCTTCCGTTAGTGATGATTCGGATTTCTGATGAATAGCCGGTTACCGCGATCGTTCGCGGCTGATATAGATCGCAAGCAGGATGATTCCGCCCTTGATCACGTTCTGCACATACGGGTTCACGCCGATCATGTTCAGTCCGTTGTTGAGCACGCCGAGCAGCAGCGCACCGACGAGCGTGCCGAGAATCGCGCCGCGCCCGCCCGAGATCGACGTGCCGCCCATCACGACGGCCGCGATCGCATCGAGCTCGAAGCCGACGCCTGCGTTCGGCTGTCCGCTCATCAGGCGCCCGGTCAGCACGATCGCGGCGAGCGCGGACGTGAGCCCGGCCAGCGTATAGACGATCAGCTTCACGCGCGCGACGCGCACGCCGGTCAAGCGCGTCGCCTGCTCGTTGCCGCCGATCGCATACACATAGCGGCCGAACGGCATCCGATCGAGCAGCAGCCACGCGATCGCATAGACGATCAGCATGATCAGCACGGGCGCCTGGATGCCGAGCACCTTGCCGCTGCCGAAGAACGCGACCCAGTCGGGCAGCCCGTCGATCGGATAGCCGCCCGTATAGATGAGCGCGAGGCCGCGCGCGATGCCCATCGTCGCGAGCGTGACGATGATCGGCGGCATCCCCGCGAACGCGACAAACACGCCGTTCAGGAAGCCGAACCCGAAGCCCACCGCGATACCGATCGCGAGCGCGGCGACGGCGTTGACGCCGGCCACCATCAGCCCGGCCGCGAGCGTGCCGGACAACGCCATCACCGAGCCGACCGACAGGTCGATCCCGCCCGTCAAGATCACGCAGGTCATGCCGACCGCGATGATCGCGTTGATCGACACCTGGCGCAGCACGTTTTCCAGGTTCGCCGCCGACAGGAAGCTCGAGCTCGCGATCATCATCGCGATGCATACGACGATCAGCCCGACGAGCGGATAAAACAGCGTCGAGCGCCGCAACTGCGTCCACATCGCGCGCGGCGGCGGCGCCTCGCCGTTTCCGGCAGCGGCCGCAAGCGTCGTGGAAGGCGTGGAAGAAGATTCAGGCAGGTTCATGGGTCGCTCCTCGCGTGCCGGCCGTGGCATGGGTCATGACCGTGTCGGGATCGATCTCGTCGCCTTCGAGCGTCGCCTCGATGCGGCCCTGCCGGAACACGGCGACGCGATCGCACATGCCGACGATCTCCGGCAGTTCGGACGAGATCATGATGATGGCGTAGCCGCGCGCGGTCAGTTCGCGCATCAGCCCGTAGATTTCCGCTTTGGCGCCGACGTCGATACCGCGCGTCGGCTCGTCGAAGATCAGCACGCTCGCATGATGGTTCAGCCAGCGCGCGATCACCACTTTCTGCTGGTTGCCGCCGGACAGCGTGGCCACCTCGGTATGGATCGACGGCGCCTTCACGCCGACGCGCCGCATCACGTCGTGCGTGGTGCGCGCCTCGCCGCGGCGGTCGATCAGCCAGCGCATCGACCGGTACTTGCCGAGGTTGTTCAGCGAGATGTTGTCGCGGATCGAAAACGACGTGACGAGCCCTTCCGTCTTGCGGCTTTCCGGCAGGAGGCCGATGCCCGCACGCAGCGCGTCGGCCGGATCGGCAAGCTTCGCCGGCGTGCCGCGCACGCGCACCGTCTTGCGATGCGCGCGCGTCGCCCCGATCACCGCGAGCGCGGTCTCGGTGCGGCCCGAGCCGACTAAGCCGGCGAAACCGAGGATCTCGCCCGCATGCAGCGCGAAGCGATTCACCGGGCCGTCGCGTTCGATCTGCAGCGCGTCGACTTCGAGCACGGCCGGCGCATCGGCCGCCCGCACCGGCTTCGGCGGAAAGCTGCTCTCGAGCCGGCGGCCGACCATCATCCGGACCAGCTGCTCGACGTCCGTGCTCGAGACGTCGGTCGTCGCGACATACTGGCCATCGCGCAACACGGTGATGCGATCGCACACGGCGAAGATTTCGTCGAGATGATGGGAGATGAAGATCATCGCGACACCTTGCCGCTTCAGCTCGCGCATGATCGCGAACAGGTGCTCGGCCTCGGCCGGCGTGAGCGTGGCGGTCGGCTCGTCGAGGATCAGGATGCGTGCATCGAGCGACAGCGCCTTGCCGATCTCGACGAATTGCT
Protein-coding sequences here:
- a CDS encoding ABC transporter permease; protein product: MNLPESSSTPSTTLAAAAGNGEAPPPRAMWTQLRRSTLFYPLVGLIVVCIAMMIASSSFLSAANLENVLRQVSINAIIAVGMTCVILTGGIDLSVGSVMALSGTLAAGLMVAGVNAVAALAIGIAVGFGFGFLNGVFVAFAGMPPIIVTLATMGIARGLALIYTGGYPIDGLPDWVAFFGSGKVLGIQAPVLIMLIVYAIAWLLLDRMPFGRYVYAIGGNEQATRLTGVRVARVKLIVYTLAGLTSALAAIVLTGRLMSGQPNAGVGFELDAIAAVVMGGTSISGGRGAILGTLVGALLLGVLNNGLNMIGVNPYVQNVIKGGIILLAIYISRERSR
- a CDS encoding FGGY-family carbohydrate kinase, producing the protein MEYVIGVDIGTQSTKALLVDRRGTIVARRSAGYQPDTPRPLWAEQWPQVWFDAVLDCIAGCVSDARAHGVPADAIRAVCVSSLYGGSGIPVDSDMRPLHPCLIWMDRRATAEVDWVNANVNVERLRAITGNGVDSYYGFTKMLWLREQRPDVWANVRYFLPPNAYVIYLLTGEVAVDHSSAGNIGGVYDVARREWSDDALDMLGIPATMMPERLVQSTDIVGGLLSQWTEQLGLAAGTPVVAGGVDAAVATFAAGATRGGQHVAMIGTSMCWGYVNQHVDARHGLVSMPHVFNGQRDLYVFGGAITAGASVAWFRDQFCHAEIDAARLLPHGDPHVLLEQAAESVPPGADGVLFLPYLMGERSPVWDAQASGAFVGLSLAHTRAHLYRAVLEGVAFALRHNIEAGRRGTVALDDRLIVVGGAAHSALWMQIIADVTGFPVWTIEQDVEAAMGAALLAGVGAGLVSHDDAQGGWVTLVERARPDAARAHAYAARFALYTALYPALKPIMHALRTSS
- a CDS encoding sugar ABC transporter ATP-binding protein, with the translated sequence MRYDANGGGLAAAVRTEKPMDTILRLSHITKSFPGVKALSDIHLEIVRGEIHALLGENGAGKSTLMKILCGIHQPDAGTIEIDGTARHFTSYHDAVAAGVGIVFQEFSLIPHLDAVDNLFLGRELRTRWGVRDRARMRRAAAGIFARLGVSIDLDAPLRTLSVAQQQFVEIGKALSLDARILILDEPTATLTPAEAEHLFAIMRELKRQGVAMIFISHHLDEIFAVCDRITVLRDGQYVATTDVSSTDVEQLVRMMVGRRLESSFPPKPVRAADAPAVLEVDALQIERDGPVNRFALHAGEILGFAGLVGSGRTETALAVIGATRAHRKTVRVRGTPAKLADPADALRAGIGLLPESRKTEGLVTSFSIRDNISLNNLGKYRSMRWLIDRRGEARTTHDVMRRVGVKAPSIHTEVATLSGGNQQKVVIARWLNHHASVLIFDEPTRGIDVGAKAEIYGLMRELTARGYAIIMISSELPEIVGMCDRVAVFRQGRIEATLEGDEIDPDTVMTHATAGTRGATHEPA
- a CDS encoding erythritol/L-threitol dehydrogenase, whose translation is MTTPEAQPRMTAVVCHGPEDYRVEQVAKPHAGANELVIRIAACGICASDCKCYTGAKMFWGGPNPWVKAPVIPGHEFFGYVEALGDGAAEHFGVAPGDRVIAEQIVPCGKCRYCKSGQYWMCEVHNIFGFQREVADGGMAEYMRIPPTAIVHKIPLGVSLEDAAIIEPLSCAIHTVNRGDLQLDDVVVIAGAGPLGLMMTQVAHLKTPKKLVVIDLLDERLDLARQYGADVTINPTRDDAREIVRALTDGYGCDVYIETTGAPVGVNQGLELIRKLGRFVEFSVFGEDTTVDWSIIGDRKELDVRGAHLGPYCYPVAIDLLARGLVTSKGIVTHGFALEDWDDAIRIAKSPESIKVLLKPAR
- a CDS encoding SDR family oxidoreductase: MKTRFDFSGSRVLVTGASSGIGRACAVALAHAGARVVAAGRDAAALDVLAGEIACDILRVDIGADEQAIDAALAAYDAFDALVNCAGIASLEPALEVSAEHFDRVMAVNARGAALVARAVARKMIARDGRGAVRARGSIVNVSSQAALVGLPEHLSYCASKAALDAITRVLCIELGAHGIRVNSVNPTVTLTPMAQFAWSDPETRAPMLAAIPLGRFAEPDEVVEPILFLLSDAASMISGVSLAIDGGYTAR